A genomic window from Lycium barbarum isolate Lr01 chromosome 4, ASM1917538v2, whole genome shotgun sequence includes:
- the LOC132636978 gene encoding EIN3-binding F-box protein 1-like, translating to MPTLVNYSGDDEFYSGGSLCSADLGLMLSLGHAEVYCPPKKRARISGPFVVGDRSKDPSVEILPDECLFEILRRLPGGKERGAAACVSKRWLMLLSSLRNSEICLNDTTMISKDEDLEVECDGYLTRCVEGKKATDVRLAAIAVGTSTRGGLGKLSVRGSNSVRGITNLGLSAIAHGCPSLRVLSLWNVPFIGDESLLEIARECHSLEKLDLSQCPSISNKGLVAIAENCPSLTSLTIESCPSIGNEGLQAIGKHCTKLQSLTIKDCPLVGDQGVASLLSSGTSMLTKVKLHGLNITDFSLAVIGHYGKLITNLNLSSLRNVSQKGFWVMGNARGLESLVSLTITLCRGATDVGLEAVGKGCPSLKHMCIRKCCFVSDAGLVAFAKEAGSLESLNLEECNRITQTGILNAVSNCMKLKSLSLVKCMGIKDLVLETSLLSPCESLKCLSIRSCPGFGSTSLAMVGKLCPKLHQLDLSGLCGITDAGLLPLLESCEGLVKVNLSDCLNLTDQVVFSLARRHGAAFELLNLDGCRKVTDASLVAIAEYCPLLNDLDVSKCAITDSGVAALSRGVQVNLQVLSLSGCSMVSNKSVPSLKKLGENLLGLNLQHCSVGCSSVELLVEDLWRCDILS from the exons ATGCCTACTCTTGTTAATTATAGTG GTGATGATGAATTCTATTCCGGCGGATCTTTATGTTCTGCAGATTTGGGTCTCATGTTGTCTTTGGGTCATGCTGAAGTTTACTGCCCTCCTAAGAAGAGGGCCCGCATTAGTGGCCCGTTTGTTGTTGGAGACCGATCAAAGGATCCGTCTGTTGAAATTCTTCCTGATGAATGCCTATTTGAGATCCTCAGACGATTGCCCGGAGGCAAAGAAAGGGGTGCAGCAGCTTGTGTTTCTAAGCGGTGGCTTATGTTGTTGAGTAGCTTACGTAACTCCGAAATTTGCTTGAATGACACAACAATGATCTCTAAAGATGAAGATCTTGAAGTAGAATGTGATGGATATCTTACTAGGTGTGTAGAAGGAAAGAAAGCTACTGATGTTAGACTTGCTGCAATTGCAGTTGGGACTTCTACCCGTGGGGGATTAGGAAAGCTTTCCGTCCGTGGAAGCAACTCGGTTCGTGGTATTACTAATCTTGGTCTATCCGCAATCGCGCATGGTTGTCCTTCTCTCAGGGTCCTATCATTGTGGAACGTTCCATTTATTGGAGACGAAAGTCTTTTGGAGATTGCAAGGGAATGCCATTCATTAGAAAAGCTAGATCTAAGCCAATGCCCTTCGATTTCCAACAAGGGTCTTGTTGCAATAGCAGAGAACTGCCCGAGCTTGACTTCTTTGACAATCGAATCTTGTCCGAGTATTGGGAATGAAGGCTTGCAAGCTATTGGAAAACATTGCACCAAACTACAGTCTCTTACGATTAAGGACTGTCCACTTGTCGGCGATCAAGGAGTTGCTAGTCTTTTATCATCAGGTACTTCAATGTTGACAAAAGTGAAACTACACGGTCTAAATATCACAGATTTCTCGCTTGCCGTCATTGGTCACTACGGCAAGCTGATTACAAATCTTAATCTTAGTTCACTACGTAACGTGAGTCAGAAGGGATTTTGGGTCATGGGTAATGCTCGAGGTCTCGAGTCTCTGGTTTCTTTGACAATCACATTATGCCGGGGAGCCACGGATGTCGGTCTTGAAGCAGTGGGAAAGGGTTGCCCGAGTCTCAAACATATGTGCATTCGCAAATGTTGCTTTGTTTCCGATGCTGGACTTGTTGCTTTTGCTAAAGAGGCTGGATCGCTTGAGAGCTTAAACTTGGAGGAGTGCAATAGAATTACCCAGACAGGTATCCTTAATGCAGTTTCAAACTGCATGAAGTTAAAGTCTCTTTCCTTAGTGAAATGCATGGGAATTAAAGATCTAGTTCTAGAAACTTCCTTGTTGTCTCCGTGTGAATCTCTTAAATGCTTGTCTATCCGAAGCTGTCCGGGATTCGGGAGCACTAGCTTAGCTATGGTTGGTAAGCTTTGCCCAAAACTGCATCAATTAGATCTCAGCGGGCTTTGTGGAATAACGGACGCTGGTCTTCTCCCACTTTTGGAGAGTTGTGAAGGACTTGTTAAGGTGAATCTTAGCGACTGCCTGAACTTGACCGATCAAGTGGTATTTTCATTAGCTAGGCGACATGGAGCGGCCTTTGAATTGCTTAATCTTGATGGATGCAGGAAGGTTACCGACGCAAGTTTGGTGGCAATTGCTGAATATTGCCCGTTACTTAATGATCTTGATGTTTCTAAGTGTGCCATAACTGATTCTGGTGTAGCTGCTTTATCCCGTGGAGTGCAAGTGAATTTGCAGGTCCTTTCTTTATCAGGTTGCTCGATGGTATCAAACAAAAGTGTTCCTTCGCTTAAAAAGTTGGGGGAGAATCTACTTGGTTTGAATCTCCAACATTGCTCCGTTGGTTGCAGCTCAGTCGAGCTTCTTGTGGAGGACTTGTGGAGATGTGATATTCTCTCCTAA